In a genomic window of Epinephelus lanceolatus isolate andai-2023 chromosome 3, ASM4190304v1, whole genome shotgun sequence:
- the LOC117255476 gene encoding axin-1-like isoform X1: MSVVRELHGYRGGGGVVASLSGPTHFTEDAPRPPVPGEEGSDVDPPVQSANTRPNTLSQTLGYPPSSSSSKMGDPSSYTPSSSSATPRRPDLDLGYEPEGSASPTPPYLKWAESLHSLLDDQEGIQLFRNFLCQEGCADLLDFWFACSGFRKTSQEKRAKLAKAIYRKYIVDGSGIVSRQIKAATKSFIRDCVGRPHPDPAMFEQAQTEIQGMMEENTYPLFLKSDLYLEYTRTGGESPKPNPSDQSPSSGPAKSVPGYLPTLAEDEEWRCGGGGVREVEEEKDEEECGDTPAGRLTHSLLMQTAPQRSSTSRRRPDSREYRPWREPVNPYYANMGYARAPATSANDSEQQSMSSDADTLSLTDSSVDGIPPYRYRKQHRKEMHESAKANGRVPLPHIPRTYRMPKDIHVEPERFAAELISRLETVLREREAQERLEERLKRVRLEEEGDDADISVTTSMSSHSIPLPLPSSFPPLYGARYSETTANTATVATYGGLVAMEDSHDDDPESILDEHVQRVMKTPGCQSPGATNSTLGGGGRHTPPKSSRSPDGGIGPPHYPPHRGGGHSLPPAGVKGMHHHKQLYHHRGREGQEEVGSRSQANFMWNGDPANQYAGRSRNYADGAGASTLDGMGYSSKGSTLSRRGCKKTSETSGKGDESGRGMEGQVPLEDLERNQKILQWMMEGDRQRKTSHGSSTSSSRRTGTSNESPRPTSVERPGAVHPWVSAQLRNNPSSVSPAIPGSSSTQVQPSHPFIQDPAMPPNPAPNPLTQLEEARRRLEEERRRNALQQAKQRHKSGKRQVCENMTVAYYFCGEPIPYRTSVKGRVVTLGQFKELLTKKGHYRFYFKKVSDEFDCGVVFEEVRDDDAILPIFEEKIIGKVEKVD; encoded by the exons ATGAGTGTTGTCAGAGAATTACATGGGTACAGGGGCGGTGGTGGGGTTGTGGCCTCCCTGAGCGGCCCTACCCACTTTACCGAGGATGCTCCACGACCCCCAGTTCCTGGTGAGGAGGGATCTGATGTGGACCCCCCCGTCCAGTCAGCCAACACCCGTCCAAACACCCTTTCCCAAACGCTGGGCTATCCCCCGTCATCCTCGTCATCTAAAATGGGGGATCCATCAAGTTACACTCCCTCCTCGTCGTCCGCGACCCCGCGGCGCCCCGATCTGGACTTGGGGTATGAACCTGAGGGCTCGGCTTCACCAACTCCACCTTACCTGAAGTGGGCAGAGTCCCTTCACTCTCTCCTAGATGATCAAGAAGGCATCCAGCTGTTCCGAAACTTCCTGTGCCAGGAAGGGTGTGCGGACCTTCTCGACTTCTGGTTTGCTTGCTCGGGGTTCAGGAAGACCAGCCAAGAGAAGAGGGCAAAGCTGGCCAAGGCCATCTACAGGAAGTACATTGTAGATGGAAGTGGGATTGTCTCCAGGCAGATCAAAGCAGCCACCAAGAGTTTCATCAGAGACTGTGTAGGAAGGCCGCATCCAGATCCTGCAATGTTTGAACAG GCCCAGACAGAGATACAGGGCATGATGGAGGAGAACACCTACCCTTTGTTCCTGAAGTCGGATCTGTACCTGGAGTACACacggacaggaggagagagccCCAAGCCTAACCCCAGTGATCAGAGCCCATCATCGGGGCCAGCCAAGTCTGTGCCTGGGTACTTACCCACACTCGCTGAGGATGAGGAGTGGAG gtgtggaggaggaggagtgagggaggtggaggaagagaaggatGAGGAGGAGTGTGGAGACACACCAGCTGGTAGGCTGACTCACAGCCTGCTGATGCAGACAGCACCTCAGAGATCCTCGACCAGCAGGAGGAGGCCGGATAGCAGGGAGTacag GCCATGGAGGGAGCCGGTAAACCCGTACTACGCAAACATGGGCTACGCTCGTGCTCCAGCGACCAGTGCCAATGACAGTGAGCAACAGAGCATGTCGAGCGATGCAGACACACTGTCACTGACCGACAGCAGTGT agaTGGTATTCCTCCATACAGATATCGGAAGCAGCATCGAAAGGAGATGCATGAAAGTGCCAAAGCCAATGGACGTGTGCCCCTACCTCATATACCT CGCACGTACCGCATGCCAAAGGACATCCATGTAGAGCCTGAGAGGTTTGCAGCAGAGCTCATCAGCAGGCTGGAGACGGttctcagagagagagaggctcagGAAAGACTCGAAGAGAGGCTGAAGAGAGTACGACTG GAAGAAGAGGGTGACGATGCTGACATCTCCGTGACAACCTCCATGTCTTCTCATAGCATACCACTCCCCCTCCCCTCATCGTTCCCACCTCTCTACGGCGCCCGTTATTCAGAGACCACTGCTAACACGGCGACAGTCGCCACCTACGGCGGCCTGGTTGCCATGGAGGATTCCCATGACGACGACCCGGAATCCATTTTGGATGAGCACGTACAGCGCGTGATGAAGACGCCGGGCTGCCAGTCACCAGGGGCAACCAACAGCACCTTAGGAGGAGGGGGTCGACACACTCCTCCAAAATCATCGCGTTCACCTGACGGGGGGATCGGCCCGCCTCACTACCCGCCACACCGAGGGGGAGGTCATAGTCTGCCTCCTGCTGGGGTCAAAG GTATGCATCACCACAAGCAGCTGTAtcaccacagaggaagagaagggCAGGAGGAGGTGGGCTCTAGGTCTCAGGCCAACTTCATGTGGAACGGAGACCCGGCCAACCAGTATGCAGGGAGAAGTCGTAACTATGCTGACGGGGCCGGAGCTAGCACACTTGACGGCATGGGTTACAG TAGTAAAGGTAGCACGCTATCACGGCGAGGTTGTAAGAAGACATCAGAGACGTCAGGCAAAGGTGATGAGAGTGGGCGTGGCATGGAGGGCCAGGTACCACTGGAGGATCTGGAGAGAAACCAGAAGATCCTGCAATGGATGATGGAAGGAGACAGACAAAGGAAGACCTCACATGG TAGCAGCACCAGTAGCTCCAGGAGAACGGGAACCAGTAACGAGTCGCCACGTCCAACTTCAGTGGAGCGACCTGGAGCCGTGCACCCCTGGGTTTCGGCCCAGCTGCGGAACAACCCCTCCTCAGTGTCCCCCGCCATCCCCGGCTCGTCGTCCACCCAGGTCCAGCCCTCGCACCCTTTCATCCAGGACCCAGCTATGCCTCCCAACCCAGCTCCCAACCCCCTCACCCAGCTAGAGGAGGCTAGGAGgaggctggaggaggagaggaggaggaacgcACTACAGCAGGCCAAGCAGAG GCATAAGTCTGGTAAGCGCCAAGTGTGTGAGAACATGACAGTCGCTTACTACTTTTGTGGAGAGCCAATCCCATACCGAACATCAGTCAAAGGCCGTGTGGTGACTTTGGGCCAGTTCAAGGAGCTGCTTACCAAAAAGGGCCATTACAG GTTCTACTTTAAGAAAGTGAGTGACGAGTTTGACTGTGGTGTAGTGTTTGAGGAGGTTCGTGACGATGACGCCATCTTGCCTATCTTTGAGGAGAAGATCATCGGGAAGGTGGAGAAGGTTGACTGA
- the LOC117255476 gene encoding axin-1-like isoform X2: MSVVRELHGYRGGGGVVASLSGPTHFTEDAPRPPVPGEEGSDVDPPVQSANTRPNTLSQTLGYPPSSSSSKMGDPSSYTPSSSSATPRRPDLDLGYEPEGSASPTPPYLKWAESLHSLLDDQEGIQLFRNFLCQEGCADLLDFWFACSGFRKTSQEKRAKLAKAIYRKYIVDGSGIVSRQIKAATKSFIRDCVGRPHPDPAMFEQAQTEIQGMMEENTYPLFLKSDLYLEYTRTGGESPKPNPSDQSPSSGPAKSVPGYLPTLAEDEEWRCGGGGVREVEEEKDEEECGDTPAGRLTHSLLMQTAPQRSSTSRRRPDSREYRPWREPVNPYYANMGYARAPATSANDSEQQSMSSDADTLSLTDSSVDGIPPYRYRKQHRKEMHESAKANGRVPLPHIPRTYRMPKDIHVEPERFAAELISRLETVLREREAQERLEERLKRVRLEEEGDDADISVTTSMSSHSIPLPLPSSFPPLYGARYSETTANTATVATYGGLVAMEDSHDDDPESILDEHVQRVMKTPGCQSPGATNSTLGGGGRHTPPKSSRSPDGGIGPPHYPPHRGGGHSLPPAGVKGMHHHKQLYHHRGREGQEEVGSRSQANFMWNGDPANQYAGRSRNYADGAGASTLDGMGYSSKGSTLSRRGCKKTSETSGKGDESGRGMEGQVPLEDLERNQKILQWMMEGDRQRKTSHGSTSSSRRTGTSNESPRPTSVERPGAVHPWVSAQLRNNPSSVSPAIPGSSSTQVQPSHPFIQDPAMPPNPAPNPLTQLEEARRRLEEERRRNALQQAKQRHKSGKRQVCENMTVAYYFCGEPIPYRTSVKGRVVTLGQFKELLTKKGHYRFYFKKVSDEFDCGVVFEEVRDDDAILPIFEEKIIGKVEKVD; the protein is encoded by the exons ATGAGTGTTGTCAGAGAATTACATGGGTACAGGGGCGGTGGTGGGGTTGTGGCCTCCCTGAGCGGCCCTACCCACTTTACCGAGGATGCTCCACGACCCCCAGTTCCTGGTGAGGAGGGATCTGATGTGGACCCCCCCGTCCAGTCAGCCAACACCCGTCCAAACACCCTTTCCCAAACGCTGGGCTATCCCCCGTCATCCTCGTCATCTAAAATGGGGGATCCATCAAGTTACACTCCCTCCTCGTCGTCCGCGACCCCGCGGCGCCCCGATCTGGACTTGGGGTATGAACCTGAGGGCTCGGCTTCACCAACTCCACCTTACCTGAAGTGGGCAGAGTCCCTTCACTCTCTCCTAGATGATCAAGAAGGCATCCAGCTGTTCCGAAACTTCCTGTGCCAGGAAGGGTGTGCGGACCTTCTCGACTTCTGGTTTGCTTGCTCGGGGTTCAGGAAGACCAGCCAAGAGAAGAGGGCAAAGCTGGCCAAGGCCATCTACAGGAAGTACATTGTAGATGGAAGTGGGATTGTCTCCAGGCAGATCAAAGCAGCCACCAAGAGTTTCATCAGAGACTGTGTAGGAAGGCCGCATCCAGATCCTGCAATGTTTGAACAG GCCCAGACAGAGATACAGGGCATGATGGAGGAGAACACCTACCCTTTGTTCCTGAAGTCGGATCTGTACCTGGAGTACACacggacaggaggagagagccCCAAGCCTAACCCCAGTGATCAGAGCCCATCATCGGGGCCAGCCAAGTCTGTGCCTGGGTACTTACCCACACTCGCTGAGGATGAGGAGTGGAG gtgtggaggaggaggagtgagggaggtggaggaagagaaggatGAGGAGGAGTGTGGAGACACACCAGCTGGTAGGCTGACTCACAGCCTGCTGATGCAGACAGCACCTCAGAGATCCTCGACCAGCAGGAGGAGGCCGGATAGCAGGGAGTacag GCCATGGAGGGAGCCGGTAAACCCGTACTACGCAAACATGGGCTACGCTCGTGCTCCAGCGACCAGTGCCAATGACAGTGAGCAACAGAGCATGTCGAGCGATGCAGACACACTGTCACTGACCGACAGCAGTGT agaTGGTATTCCTCCATACAGATATCGGAAGCAGCATCGAAAGGAGATGCATGAAAGTGCCAAAGCCAATGGACGTGTGCCCCTACCTCATATACCT CGCACGTACCGCATGCCAAAGGACATCCATGTAGAGCCTGAGAGGTTTGCAGCAGAGCTCATCAGCAGGCTGGAGACGGttctcagagagagagaggctcagGAAAGACTCGAAGAGAGGCTGAAGAGAGTACGACTG GAAGAAGAGGGTGACGATGCTGACATCTCCGTGACAACCTCCATGTCTTCTCATAGCATACCACTCCCCCTCCCCTCATCGTTCCCACCTCTCTACGGCGCCCGTTATTCAGAGACCACTGCTAACACGGCGACAGTCGCCACCTACGGCGGCCTGGTTGCCATGGAGGATTCCCATGACGACGACCCGGAATCCATTTTGGATGAGCACGTACAGCGCGTGATGAAGACGCCGGGCTGCCAGTCACCAGGGGCAACCAACAGCACCTTAGGAGGAGGGGGTCGACACACTCCTCCAAAATCATCGCGTTCACCTGACGGGGGGATCGGCCCGCCTCACTACCCGCCACACCGAGGGGGAGGTCATAGTCTGCCTCCTGCTGGGGTCAAAG GTATGCATCACCACAAGCAGCTGTAtcaccacagaggaagagaagggCAGGAGGAGGTGGGCTCTAGGTCTCAGGCCAACTTCATGTGGAACGGAGACCCGGCCAACCAGTATGCAGGGAGAAGTCGTAACTATGCTGACGGGGCCGGAGCTAGCACACTTGACGGCATGGGTTACAG TAGTAAAGGTAGCACGCTATCACGGCGAGGTTGTAAGAAGACATCAGAGACGTCAGGCAAAGGTGATGAGAGTGGGCGTGGCATGGAGGGCCAGGTACCACTGGAGGATCTGGAGAGAAACCAGAAGATCCTGCAATGGATGATGGAAGGAGACAGACAAAGGAAGACCTCACATGG CAGCACCAGTAGCTCCAGGAGAACGGGAACCAGTAACGAGTCGCCACGTCCAACTTCAGTGGAGCGACCTGGAGCCGTGCACCCCTGGGTTTCGGCCCAGCTGCGGAACAACCCCTCCTCAGTGTCCCCCGCCATCCCCGGCTCGTCGTCCACCCAGGTCCAGCCCTCGCACCCTTTCATCCAGGACCCAGCTATGCCTCCCAACCCAGCTCCCAACCCCCTCACCCAGCTAGAGGAGGCTAGGAGgaggctggaggaggagaggaggaggaacgcACTACAGCAGGCCAAGCAGAG GCATAAGTCTGGTAAGCGCCAAGTGTGTGAGAACATGACAGTCGCTTACTACTTTTGTGGAGAGCCAATCCCATACCGAACATCAGTCAAAGGCCGTGTGGTGACTTTGGGCCAGTTCAAGGAGCTGCTTACCAAAAAGGGCCATTACAG GTTCTACTTTAAGAAAGTGAGTGACGAGTTTGACTGTGGTGTAGTGTTTGAGGAGGTTCGTGACGATGACGCCATCTTGCCTATCTTTGAGGAGAAGATCATCGGGAAGGTGGAGAAGGTTGACTGA